A region from the Salicibibacter cibarius genome encodes:
- a CDS encoding AbrB/MazE/SpoVT family DNA-binding domain-containing protein, giving the protein MKSTGIVRKVDELGRIVIPMELRKSMDIANRDAMEIYVSEDQIILQKYTPSKTCQVTGEVSNDNLSIADGNIVLSPEGAEQIIGQLQQYVENSKSTIS; this is encoded by the coding sequence ATGAAATCTACCGGCATTGTTCGAAAAGTAGATGAACTCGGACGCATAGTCATTCCGATGGAGTTACGGAAATCAATGGATATCGCCAATCGGGATGCGATGGAGATTTACGTCAGTGAAGACCAGATTATTCTACAAAAATATACACCTTCCAAAACGTGCCAAGTCACAGGGGAAGTATCCAACGATAATCTATCGATCGCCGACGGGAATATCGTCTTGAGTCCTGAAGGTGCCGAGCAGATCATCGGACAACTTCAGCAATACGTGGAAAATTCAAAATCAACCA
- the metG gene encoding methionine--tRNA ligase — protein sequence MSKPTFYLTTPIYYPSGKLHIGHAYTTVASDALARYKRLKGYDVMFLTGTDEHGQKIERKAEEAGTTPQAFVDGIVESIRSLWDKLDISYDDFIRTTEERHIRSVQQVVEQLKEQGDIYLSEYEGWYSVSDETYYTELQLDDPVKENGKIVGGKSPDSGHPVEWVRETSYFFRMSKYADRLLAFYEENPDFIQPETRKNEMINNFIKPGLEDLAVSRTAFSWGVPVKSDPEHVVYVWIDALLNYITALGYGTANDGKYQHYWPADVHVVGKEIVRFHTIYWPIMLMALDLPLPKKVFGHGFVLMKDEKMSKSKGNVVYPETLVERYGLDAVRYYLLREVPFGADGLFTPEAFVDRINFDLANDLGNLLNRTIAMINKYFDGKLPEYIRDGTPYDSQLVELAYATVTKVENHMEDMEYSVALTAIWQFINRANKYIDETQPWMLAKDGDREPLQTVMYHLAESLRYIAVLIQPFLTRAPLSIANQLGFENQEALLAWDSLETFAQLPAGTKVIEKGTPVFPRIDVEEEVAYITEQMTGGASSPDDDAEGTEGLITIDDFKNVELRVAEVIEVEPVKKTDRLLKIQLDLGTEKRQVVSGIAEHYDEATLLGKKLICVSNLKPAKLKGEDSQGMILAGQADGDLRVVTVDGDLPNGTVIS from the coding sequence ATGTCTAAGCCAACGTTTTATTTAACAACACCGATTTATTACCCGAGTGGAAAGTTGCATATCGGCCACGCGTATACGACGGTGGCCAGTGATGCATTGGCTCGTTACAAACGTCTGAAAGGCTATGATGTTATGTTTTTGACGGGCACAGACGAGCATGGCCAAAAGATTGAGCGAAAAGCTGAAGAAGCGGGAACGACTCCGCAAGCATTTGTGGATGGGATTGTCGAGAGTATCCGTTCCCTTTGGGATAAACTGGATATTTCCTATGATGATTTTATTCGGACAACGGAAGAACGGCATATCCGATCCGTTCAACAAGTCGTTGAACAACTGAAAGAGCAAGGGGATATTTATTTAAGCGAGTACGAAGGTTGGTATTCCGTTTCCGATGAAACATACTATACGGAACTGCAACTGGATGATCCGGTCAAGGAAAACGGAAAAATTGTGGGTGGCAAGAGCCCGGACAGTGGGCACCCCGTTGAATGGGTGCGGGAAACGTCCTATTTCTTCCGGATGTCGAAATACGCGGATCGCTTGCTTGCTTTCTATGAAGAAAATCCTGATTTTATCCAACCGGAAACGCGTAAAAATGAAATGATCAATAACTTCATCAAACCGGGGCTTGAAGATCTGGCTGTCTCCCGTACGGCATTTTCCTGGGGCGTCCCGGTCAAAAGCGATCCTGAACATGTGGTGTATGTATGGATTGACGCCTTGCTAAATTACATTACCGCGCTTGGCTATGGGACTGCAAATGACGGGAAATACCAACATTACTGGCCGGCGGATGTTCATGTCGTCGGAAAAGAAATTGTCCGTTTTCACACGATTTATTGGCCGATCATGCTGATGGCGCTTGATCTCCCGCTTCCGAAAAAAGTGTTTGGCCATGGCTTCGTGCTTATGAAAGATGAAAAAATGTCGAAGTCGAAAGGAAATGTCGTATACCCCGAAACATTGGTGGAGCGGTATGGCCTGGATGCAGTTCGCTACTATTTGCTTCGTGAAGTGCCGTTCGGCGCCGATGGCCTGTTTACGCCGGAAGCATTCGTTGACCGCATTAATTTTGACCTCGCGAACGACCTCGGCAACTTGCTAAACCGGACGATCGCGATGATTAATAAATATTTTGACGGCAAGCTGCCTGAATATATTCGCGACGGAACGCCATATGACAGCCAGCTTGTGGAGCTTGCCTACGCGACGGTGACGAAGGTGGAGAACCATATGGAAGACATGGAATACTCCGTCGCGTTGACGGCAATCTGGCAATTCATTAATCGCGCCAATAAATATATTGATGAAACGCAGCCATGGATGCTTGCAAAAGACGGTGATCGTGAGCCATTACAAACGGTCATGTATCATTTGGCGGAATCCCTCCGTTATATCGCCGTTTTGATCCAGCCGTTTTTGACGAGGGCTCCGCTTTCGATTGCAAACCAACTCGGTTTTGAAAATCAGGAAGCGTTGTTGGCGTGGGATTCGCTTGAAACGTTTGCCCAACTGCCGGCGGGCACTAAAGTGATTGAAAAAGGAACGCCGGTATTTCCGCGTATCGACGTAGAAGAGGAAGTTGCCTACATCACAGAGCAAATGACGGGAGGCGCTTCGTCCCCAGATGATGACGCCGAAGGAACAGAAGGGCTCATAACGATTGACGACTTTAAAAACGTTGAATTGCGGGTAGCGGAAGTTATCGAGGTAGAACCTGTGAAAAAAACCGATCGTTTGCTGAAAATCCAACTGGATTTGGGAACGGAAAAACGTCAAGTCGTATCCGGCATCGCCGAGCACTATGATGAAGCCACACTCCTTGGCAAAAAGCTTATTTGTGTGAGCAATCTTAAGCCGGCAAAATTAAAAGGCGAAGATTCGCAAGGAATGATTCTGGCCGGTCAAGCGGATGGCGATTTACGTGTCGTCACCGTTGATGGCGATCTGCCAAACGGCACGGTCATTTCCTAA
- a CDS encoding TatD family hydrolase has product MVQLFDTHVHLNVEQFDEDKEAVIDRAREAGVTMMNVVGFDRDTIKGAIDLAEMYPFIYATVGWHPVDAVDMAPEDLDWIESLAAHPKVVAVGETGLDYHWDKSPADIQKDVFRKQIALAKNVNLPLVIHGRESQEDIAVIMEEEGLGSAGGIMHCYSGDLETAKRFLALGFHLSFGGPVTFKNAQMPKDVAKEVPLDRLLIETDCPFLAPHPYRGKRNEPAYVVKVAEKLAELHGLTYEQLTDVTMNNAKQLFNID; this is encoded by the coding sequence ATGGTTCAATTATTCGACACTCATGTCCATTTGAATGTGGAGCAGTTTGACGAAGATAAAGAAGCGGTGATCGATCGAGCCCGCGAAGCCGGCGTTACGATGATGAATGTCGTCGGCTTTGACCGCGATACGATAAAAGGGGCGATCGATCTCGCTGAAATGTATCCTTTTATTTATGCAACGGTCGGCTGGCACCCTGTAGATGCTGTTGATATGGCACCGGAAGACTTGGATTGGATCGAATCTTTGGCGGCACATCCCAAAGTGGTCGCGGTAGGAGAAACTGGCTTGGATTATCACTGGGATAAATCTCCGGCCGATATTCAAAAGGACGTGTTTCGTAAACAAATTGCATTGGCGAAAAACGTCAATCTTCCTCTTGTTATTCACGGTCGCGAATCACAAGAAGACATCGCGGTTATCATGGAAGAAGAGGGACTGGGCTCTGCCGGAGGGATTATGCACTGTTACAGCGGGGATCTGGAAACGGCAAAACGCTTTTTGGCGCTCGGTTTTCATCTTTCTTTTGGTGGGCCCGTTACGTTTAAAAACGCGCAAATGCCGAAAGATGTTGCAAAAGAAGTGCCATTGGATCGATTGTTAATTGAAACGGATTGTCCTTTTCTAGCCCCACATCCTTATCGCGGGAAACGTAATGAACCGGCGTATGTTGTAAAAGTGGCGGAGAAGCTGGCGGAACTTCATGGCCTTACGTATGAACAGTTAACGGATGTAACCATGAACAATGCAAAACAATTGTTTAATATTGATTAG
- the rnmV gene encoding ribonuclease M5 encodes MGKTKPVVEECIVVEGRDDTVAVQRAVKADTIETIGSSVPPHVIEQIKLAASRRGVIILTDPDYPGERIRRIITEAVPACKHAFISKKDAKTADGKRIGVEHAQPETIRRALESVREPVIQHQEKSELSIGEVRAAGLLSGPNARERRALVGECLNIGYANGKQFLKRLHIFRIGRQEFHDAVAKVKQQNEESSQ; translated from the coding sequence ATGGGAAAAACCAAACCCGTGGTGGAAGAATGCATCGTTGTTGAAGGCAGAGATGATACGGTGGCGGTTCAACGTGCTGTTAAGGCAGACACAATTGAAACGATCGGTTCGTCGGTGCCGCCACACGTGATCGAGCAAATTAAACTCGCTGCAAGCCGCCGCGGTGTTATTATTCTCACGGATCCGGATTATCCCGGCGAACGCATCCGCCGGATCATCACGGAAGCTGTTCCCGCTTGTAAACATGCGTTTATAAGCAAAAAGGACGCAAAGACTGCTGACGGAAAAAGAATCGGTGTCGAACACGCCCAACCGGAAACGATCCGACGTGCACTTGAAAGCGTTCGGGAGCCTGTTATCCAGCACCAAGAAAAATCGGAACTATCCATCGGGGAAGTGCGTGCAGCCGGTCTCTTATCCGGCCCGAACGCGCGCGAGAGGCGTGCCCTCGTTGGTGAATGCCTTAATATCGGGTATGCCAACGGCAAGCAGTTTTTGAAACGGTTGCATATTTTTCGTATTGGCCGTCAGGAGTTTCACGATGCCGTAGCCAAAGTGAAGCAACAAAACGAGGAGTCTTCGCAATGA
- the rsmA gene encoding 16S rRNA (adenine(1518)-N(6)/adenine(1519)-N(6))-dimethyltransferase RsmA gives MTKEIATPSRTREIMDQHHLSFKKSLGQNFMLDGNILNKMVDATEVTPEDGVIEIGAGIGALTEKLAKRAKKVIAFEIDRRFLPVLADTLSAYENIDIRHQDILKADLQELCETTFNDTRHIVVAGNLPYYVTTPILMGFLEQKLPIKTLTVMIQKEVSERLAAVPGTKAYGSLSIAAQYYAEAEEIMSVPATVFMPRPNVDSMIIRFRIRNQPAVDVEDERLFFELIRAAFAQRRKTLTNNLRQWLGKKADLQEVFQLAGLDGTRRAETLALEEFAALADVLSKKRL, from the coding sequence ATGACTAAAGAAATCGCTACGCCGTCAAGAACAAGGGAAATCATGGATCAACACCATCTTTCTTTTAAAAAAAGCCTTGGGCAAAATTTTATGCTGGATGGGAATATTTTGAATAAAATGGTGGACGCCACGGAAGTAACTCCCGAAGATGGCGTTATTGAAATTGGTGCCGGCATTGGCGCACTTACGGAGAAACTTGCAAAACGTGCGAAAAAAGTCATCGCTTTTGAGATTGACCGGCGTTTCCTCCCTGTACTGGCAGACACGCTTTCGGCTTACGAGAATATAGATATTCGCCATCAAGACATCTTGAAAGCGGATTTGCAGGAACTTTGCGAGACGACATTTAATGATACGCGGCATATTGTTGTGGCCGGCAATTTGCCGTATTATGTTACGACACCGATCTTAATGGGGTTTTTGGAGCAAAAACTGCCGATTAAGACGTTGACGGTCATGATCCAAAAAGAAGTCAGTGAACGTTTGGCCGCCGTACCGGGCACAAAAGCATACGGTTCTTTGTCCATTGCTGCGCAATATTATGCGGAAGCAGAAGAAATCATGTCAGTGCCTGCGACTGTGTTTATGCCGCGCCCAAACGTAGACTCGATGATTATCCGTTTTAGGATCCGAAACCAACCGGCTGTAGATGTGGAAGATGAACGTTTATTTTTCGAGTTAATAAGGGCTGCGTTCGCCCAGCGGCGCAAAACGCTTACGAACAACTTGCGGCAATGGCTAGGGAAAAAGGCTGATTTACAAGAAGTGTTTCAGCTTGCCGGCCTTGATGGCACACGCAGGGCGGAGACGCTTGCGTTGGAGGAATTTGCCGCATTGGCCGATGTTTTGTCAAAAAAAAGGTTATAG
- the yabG gene encoding sporulation peptidase YabG, whose translation MSLEIGDLVTRYSYNEDVLFRITRIHDDGMYELKGEDLRLVADAPYEDLHKIDDDERAKREKEQQKKEEQCYHLFRQDFRLLREKNDYEMSSNYSTSSPLYFEMRGRVLHLDGDPAYLQKCTLMYERLGIPVYGAHMKETEMQNQVASLLEMVQPEILVITGHDAYSSAQGGRRDKKAYRHSYAFAQAVREARKVVPQLDNLIIFAGACQSYFETLIRAGANFASSPARVNIHALDPVYIAAKVSMTPFMNRVQLHEILRNTLSGEDGLGGIDTKGVLRRGMPLRDETEM comes from the coding sequence ATGTCATTAGAAATCGGTGATCTCGTTACCCGCTATTCCTATAACGAAGATGTTTTATTTCGGATTACGCGCATTCACGATGACGGGATGTATGAATTGAAAGGTGAAGATTTACGGTTGGTTGCGGATGCGCCATATGAAGATTTGCATAAGATTGATGACGATGAACGGGCCAAACGGGAAAAAGAACAACAAAAAAAAGAAGAGCAATGTTATCATCTTTTTCGGCAAGATTTCCGTTTGCTTAGAGAAAAAAACGATTATGAAATGTCATCAAACTATTCCACTTCCAGTCCCCTCTACTTTGAAATGAGGGGTCGTGTTTTGCATTTGGATGGGGATCCTGCTTATTTACAAAAATGCACGCTTATGTACGAACGGTTGGGAATACCTGTGTACGGTGCCCATATGAAAGAAACGGAAATGCAAAATCAAGTGGCTTCACTTCTTGAAATGGTGCAGCCGGAAATCCTTGTTATCACCGGCCATGACGCATATTCCTCGGCACAGGGAGGTCGAAGAGACAAAAAAGCCTATCGGCATTCTTATGCTTTCGCACAGGCGGTGAGGGAAGCGCGAAAAGTTGTCCCGCAATTGGATAATCTCATCATTTTCGCAGGAGCCTGCCAATCATATTTCGAAACGCTTATCCGAGCAGGGGCGAATTTTGCGAGCTCTCCGGCACGTGTGAACATTCACGCGCTTGATCCGGTTTATATTGCCGCTAAAGTGAGTATGACCCCTTTTATGAATCGTGTGCAATTACATGAAATATTGCGCAACACCCTCTCTGGTGAAGATGGCTTAGGCGGCATTGACACAAAAGGGGTTTTGCGGCGCGGAATGCCTTTGCGTGACGAAACAGAAATGTAA
- a CDS encoding Veg family protein produces the protein MGETLVEIKESLEENVGKRITLKANGGRRKIVERSGLLEGTYPSVFIVKLDQDIHKIERVSYSYTDILTQTVQLTVCADEELQA, from the coding sequence ATGGGTGAAACGTTAGTTGAGATTAAGGAATCCCTTGAAGAAAACGTCGGAAAACGGATTACGCTGAAAGCCAATGGCGGGCGCCGCAAAATCGTTGAGCGCTCAGGGCTGTTGGAAGGAACATACCCCTCGGTTTTTATTGTGAAATTGGATCAGGATATACACAAAATTGAACGTGTATCCTATAGTTACACGGATATTTTGACGCAAACCGTCCAACTTACGGTTTGCGCAGATGAAGAACTACAAGCGTGA
- a CDS encoding small, acid-soluble spore protein, alpha/beta type, translated as MSRKRGIMSDALKEEIAKEIGVYDTVQQEGWGGIKSRDAGNMVKRAIEMAEKDLATKHQ; from the coding sequence TTGAGCCGGAAGCGCGGAATAATGTCAGATGCTTTAAAAGAAGAGATCGCCAAAGAAATCGGGGTTTATGATACGGTCCAACAAGAAGGTTGGGGTGGCATAAAATCAAGAGATGCCGGAAACATGGTCAAACGGGCCATCGAGATGGCTGAAAAGGATTTGGCAACCAAGCATCAGTAA
- the ispE gene encoding 4-(cytidine 5'-diphospho)-2-C-methyl-D-erythritol kinase → MKCSLKAPAKINLSLDVIAKRPDGYHEVEMIMTEVDLADRLDFVTRDDGEIVVEMSEGFIPQDTRNLAYQAAQLLKSKFQTSEGVHIYIKKNIPVAAGLAGGSSDAATVLRALNEIWGLSLSMEELAELGATIGSDVAFCVHGGTAKATGRGEKIEKLPAPPPCWVILAKPPIGVSTGDIYSQISVPNRSYSPASEIEDAIYAKDYARICNHLHNDLETVTLALYPEVRRIKKRMIESGVDAALMSGSGPTVFGLVKHENQVNRVYNALRGFCEHVYAVRLLTETC, encoded by the coding sequence TTGAAGTGTTCTCTAAAAGCCCCCGCTAAAATAAATTTATCGTTGGATGTGATCGCCAAACGCCCGGATGGCTATCACGAAGTTGAAATGATTATGACAGAAGTGGACTTGGCTGATCGGCTGGATTTTGTGACTCGCGACGACGGGGAAATCGTTGTGGAAATGTCTGAAGGATTCATCCCCCAAGATACACGCAACCTCGCCTATCAAGCAGCACAATTGCTGAAATCCAAATTTCAGACGAGCGAAGGCGTACATATATACATTAAAAAAAATATTCCGGTAGCAGCGGGGCTGGCAGGAGGAAGCAGTGACGCGGCAACGGTTTTACGGGCGCTTAATGAGATATGGGGGCTTTCACTTTCCATGGAAGAGCTCGCGGAGTTAGGCGCAACTATCGGATCCGATGTCGCGTTTTGTGTTCATGGCGGTACGGCAAAGGCAACCGGACGTGGGGAAAAAATAGAAAAACTACCGGCACCGCCCCCTTGTTGGGTGATATTGGCAAAACCGCCAATCGGCGTTTCGACCGGAGACATTTACAGTCAAATTTCCGTTCCTAACCGCTCTTATTCTCCGGCCTCCGAAATAGAAGATGCCATTTACGCCAAAGATTACGCTCGGATTTGCAACCATCTCCATAATGACTTGGAAACCGTGACGCTCGCTCTGTATCCGGAAGTTCGTCGTATTAAGAAGCGTATGATAGAATCCGGTGTGGATGCAGCATTAATGAGCGGAAGCGGTCCGACTGTATTTGGGCTCGTCAAGCATGAAAACCAGGTGAATCGTGTGTATAACGCTCTTCGGGGTTTTTGTGAACATGTGTATGCCGTTCGTCTCCTGACAGAAACTTGCTAA
- the purR gene encoding pur operon repressor, whose amino-acid sequence MKKLKRSGRLVDMTNFLLKHPNQLIPLHRFSERYAAARSSISEDLGIVKEIFENEQMGYLTTVPGVSGGVRYEPAVSAREAEILVERLCRQLEEPDRLLAGGYLYMMDVLGQPGWMNEIGRLFAGIYRGENIDVVMTMATKGIPLAYAVAAYLDVPICIARRDHRVTEGSVVSINYVSGSAKRIQTMSLARRSIPEGSDVLIVDDFMKGGGTARGMSELLAEVNAHLVGIAVLVEARHSERLIDDYISLVRLDEVNEQEKKINACPGNYTAYL is encoded by the coding sequence ATGAAAAAATTAAAACGAAGTGGTCGTCTCGTTGATATGACTAATTTTTTACTCAAACATCCGAATCAGTTAATTCCTCTCCACCGTTTCTCGGAACGTTATGCGGCGGCGAGATCATCGATTAGCGAAGATTTGGGAATTGTAAAAGAGATCTTTGAAAACGAGCAAATGGGATATTTAACGACGGTACCGGGCGTAAGCGGTGGTGTGCGATATGAACCTGCGGTTTCTGCCCGGGAGGCAGAAATCCTTGTTGAAAGGCTTTGCCGACAGTTGGAGGAACCTGATCGGTTGCTCGCGGGTGGTTATTTATACATGATGGATGTTCTCGGGCAACCGGGATGGATGAATGAAATTGGCCGTTTGTTTGCGGGGATTTATCGGGGAGAAAACATTGATGTTGTTATGACTATGGCTACCAAGGGCATTCCGTTGGCTTATGCAGTTGCTGCTTATCTTGATGTGCCGATATGCATTGCCCGGCGGGATCATCGTGTCACGGAGGGGTCAGTCGTAAGCATCAATTACGTATCCGGATCTGCTAAACGGATTCAAACAATGTCTTTGGCACGCCGAAGTATACCCGAAGGCAGTGATGTATTAATCGTTGATGATTTCATGAAGGGGGGTGGAACGGCGAGAGGGATGAGCGAATTATTAGCAGAGGTAAATGCGCATCTCGTTGGCATCGCCGTACTCGTTGAAGCACGTCACAGTGAAAGGCTTATCGACGATTACATTTCATTGGTCCGCCTTGATGAGGTGAACGAACAAGAGAAAAAAATTAATGCGTGCCCGGGAAATTATACGGCCTATTTATAA
- a CDS encoding RidA family protein, translated as MKTIYTNQAPEAIGPYSQGVIVNNLFYSSGQIPLTPNMEIVGDGIHEQTEQVLKNVQAVLKEAGASIDSVVKTTIFIKNMNDFPVINDIYGRYFNEHQPARSCVEVARLPKDVQIEIEVIALVNE; from the coding sequence ATGAAAACCATTTATACGAATCAAGCCCCTGAAGCGATCGGTCCATATTCACAAGGGGTTATCGTCAACAACCTATTTTACAGCTCGGGTCAAATCCCGCTAACCCCAAATATGGAAATTGTCGGGGATGGCATCCATGAACAGACGGAACAAGTGCTCAAAAATGTGCAAGCTGTGCTGAAAGAAGCGGGAGCATCCATTGACTCGGTTGTAAAAACAACAATCTTTATTAAAAATATGAATGATTTCCCCGTGATAAACGACATTTACGGGCGTTATTTCAATGAACATCAACCGGCTCGCTCTTGTGTTGAAGTGGCGCGGTTGCCAAAGGATGTTCAAATCGAAATTGAAGTGATCGCATTGGTGAACGAATAA
- the spoVG gene encoding septation regulator SpoVG — MEVTDVRLRRVNTSGRMRAISSITIDQEFVVHDIRVIDGNNGLFVAMPSKRTPDGEFRDIAHPISSRTREKIQTAVLEEYERQGEYVKYEEAGVS, encoded by the coding sequence ATGGAAGTTACAGATGTCAGACTCCGCAGGGTGAATACATCCGGTCGTATGCGAGCCATTTCTTCCATTACGATCGATCAGGAGTTTGTTGTTCATGATATTCGTGTGATCGATGGAAACAACGGTTTATTCGTTGCGATGCCGAGTAAACGGACCCCTGACGGAGAATTTAGAGATATCGCCCACCCGATTTCTTCCCGGACGCGCGAGAAAATCCAAACGGCTGTGTTGGAAGAATACGAACGGCAAGGGGAATATGTGAAATATGAAGAAGCAGGGGTTTCCTAA
- a CDS encoding helix-turn-helix domain-containing protein yields MQKETILQTLSLCRWLYNTALEQRIYEYKTHKQTLKCT; encoded by the coding sequence ATGCAAAAAGAAACAATTCTTCAAACCCTTTCCCTGTGTCGATGGCTCTACAACACTGCTTTGGAACAACGTATTTATGAATACAAGACACATAAACAGACCCTAAAATGTACTTGA
- a CDS encoding RNA-guided endonuclease InsQ/TnpB family protein, whose amino-acid sequence MLFQSVKEGRKGGFSPLQRKKRYHSFVYPKSGFSLKGKYIFLSKIGDVRIKKHREMRGDVKACTVIHKNGKFHVSLLCEIEPQENPMTDKAKKPKAIGIDLGISHLAITSDGDLFDNPKHSQYEERKLKHLQRLVSKKKKGSSRRKKAVQLLAKQHERVVNKRRDAAHKTHDSWLTTITSLYLKT is encoded by the coding sequence ATCCTTTTTCAATCGGTTAAAGAAGGAAGAAAAGGCGGGTTTTCCCCGCTTCAAAGGAAAAAACGTTATCATTCTTTTGTCTATCCTAAAAGCGGTTTTTCCTTAAAGGGAAAGTATATTTTTCTCTCCAAAATTGGCGATGTACGAATCAAAAAACATCGAGAAATGAGAGGGGACGTAAAGGCCTGCACAGTCATCCATAAGAATGGAAAATTCCATGTGTCTTTATTGTGTGAAATCGAACCACAAGAAAACCCTATGACCGATAAAGCAAAAAAACCAAAAGCCATAGGTATTGATCTTGGTATTTCTCACTTAGCGATTACATCAGATGGCGACTTATTTGACAATCCAAAACACTCGCAATATGAAGAACGAAAATTGAAACACCTTCAACGATTGGTATCAAAGAAAAAGAAGGGATCCAGCAGGCGCAAAAAGGCTGTACAGCTCCTCGCAAAACAGCATGAACGAGTGGTCAACAAACGAAGGGATGCCGCTCATAAAACTCACGACAGTTGGTTAACCACTATCACATCATTGTATTTGAAGACTTGA
- a CDS encoding zinc ribbon domain-containing protein, protein MVKNHRLAKSITDAAWRQLIKFTTYKAENVGSEVRLINPYNTSQMCSGCGAFVKKSLSERTHRCSCGYEEHRDILQKTYYTLA, encoded by the coding sequence ATGGTGAAAAATCACCGCTTGGCAAAAAGTATAACAGACGCTGCTTGGCGACAGTTGATCAAGTTCACGACTTACAAAGCTGAGAATGTTGGTAGTGAAGTGCGACTGATCAATCCCTATAACACAAGTCAAATGTGTTCTGGTTGCGGTGCATTTGTGAAAAAATCATTATCCGAAAGGACACACCGCTGTTCTTGTGGATATGAAGAACATCGGGATATCCTGCAAAAAACATATTACACCTTGGCTTGA